In a single window of the Pseudomonas oryzihabitans genome:
- a CDS encoding L-talarate/galactarate dehydratase codes for MSDNSYSADQDRIAWVRLSSVFLPLANPISDAKVLTGRQKPMTEIAILFVEIETRDGQRGLGFSYAKRAGGPGQFAHAREIAPVLLDENPSDIQKLWTKLCWAGASVGRSGLATQAIGAFDVALWDLKARRANLSLARLLGAQRDSVRCYNTSGGFLHTPLEQLLENTDRSREQGIGGIKLKVGQPDWAVDLERVARVRQHLGDSFPLMVDANQQWDRPTAQRMCRRFEEFDLIWIEEPLDCYDAEGHAALAATFDTPIATGEMLTSVAEHQEFIRLRGADFLMPDAPRVGGITPFLKVAALAEQAGLMLAPHFAMELHVHLAATYPTEPWVEHFEWLEPLFNERLETCDGRMLVPIRPGLGLSLSERVAGWTAQEAEFGQRG; via the coding sequence ATGTCCGATAACTCCTATAGCGCCGACCAGGACCGCATCGCCTGGGTCCGCCTGTCTTCCGTATTCCTGCCGCTGGCCAATCCCATCAGTGACGCCAAGGTGCTCACTGGCCGGCAGAAGCCGATGACCGAGATCGCCATCCTCTTCGTCGAGATCGAGACCCGCGACGGCCAGCGCGGCCTGGGCTTCAGCTACGCCAAGCGCGCTGGCGGCCCCGGGCAGTTCGCCCATGCCCGGGAAATCGCCCCGGTGCTGCTAGACGAGAATCCCAGCGACATCCAGAAGCTCTGGACCAAGCTCTGCTGGGCCGGTGCCTCGGTGGGCCGCAGCGGCCTCGCCACCCAGGCCATCGGTGCCTTCGATGTGGCCCTGTGGGATCTCAAGGCGCGTCGAGCCAACCTGTCCCTGGCGCGGCTGCTTGGCGCCCAGCGTGATTCGGTGCGCTGCTACAACACCTCCGGTGGCTTCCTGCACACGCCGCTGGAGCAGTTGCTGGAAAACACCGACCGCTCCCGCGAGCAGGGCATCGGCGGCATCAAGCTCAAGGTCGGCCAGCCGGACTGGGCGGTGGACCTGGAGCGCGTCGCCCGCGTCCGGCAGCACCTGGGCGACAGCTTTCCGTTGATGGTGGACGCCAACCAGCAATGGGATAGACCCACCGCCCAACGGATGTGCCGCCGCTTCGAGGAATTCGACCTGATCTGGATCGAAGAGCCGCTGGACTGCTACGACGCCGAAGGCCACGCCGCCCTGGCCGCCACCTTCGACACGCCCATCGCCACCGGCGAGATGCTGACCAGCGTGGCCGAGCACCAGGAATTCATTCGCCTGCGCGGCGCCGACTTCCTGATGCCCGATGCCCCGCGGGTTGGCGGCATCACCCCCTTTCTCAAGGTGGCCGCCTTGGCCGAACAGGCTGGACTGATGCTGGCGCCGCACTTCGCCATGGAATTGCACGTGCATCTGGCCGCCACCTATCCCACCGAGCCCTGGGTGGAGCATTTCGAATGGCTGGAGCCGTTGTTCAACGAACGCCTGGAAACCTGTGATGGCCGGATGCTGGTACCGATCCGCCCGGGCCTGGGCCTGTCCCTCAGCGAAAGGGTGGCCGGCTGGACAGCGCAGGAAGCGGAATTCGGCCAGCGTGGCTGA
- a CDS encoding LacI family DNA-binding transcriptional regulator has product MSSDRSAPPWRGRADGKPPTLKDVARLAGVSPITVSRTLNQPEIVRPVLREKVFRAVRESGYQPAMLTTGAMPQDSRLIAVLVPTIVNSIFADTVQALMQTLTEAGHQTLLGLTDYSAEREEQLLDTLLRRRPDAMVLTGTLHTAASRLRLSQAGIPLVECWDQGERPLDMLVGFSHAAVGCAIAAQLLERGYRRFASLTLDDPRGRLRRDAFRAELARQGLGTPPEVSLPPPATPVLGREGLARLLDAGEHPEVVVCSSDTLAHGVLAEAHARNLRVPEDLAVMGFGNLASAAHLLPALSTVDVRGADMGTHAAAALLARLAGAEASRQRDTGFELIMRESTR; this is encoded by the coding sequence TTGTCCAGTGATCGCAGCGCCCCGCCCTGGCGTGGTCGCGCCGACGGCAAGCCACCGACCCTCAAGGACGTCGCACGCCTGGCCGGAGTCTCGCCGATCACTGTCTCCCGTACCCTCAACCAACCGGAAATCGTCCGTCCGGTGCTGCGCGAAAAGGTCTTCCGCGCGGTGCGCGAGAGCGGCTACCAGCCGGCCATGCTGACTACCGGGGCGATGCCCCAGGACAGCCGGCTGATCGCCGTGCTGGTGCCCACCATCGTCAATTCCATCTTTGCCGACACCGTGCAGGCACTCATGCAGACCTTGACCGAGGCCGGCCACCAGACCCTGCTGGGCCTGACCGACTATTCCGCCGAACGCGAGGAGCAGTTGCTGGACACGCTGCTGCGCCGCCGTCCCGATGCCATGGTACTGACCGGCACCCTGCACACGGCAGCCAGTCGCCTGCGTCTTTCCCAGGCCGGCATCCCGCTGGTGGAATGCTGGGACCAAGGCGAGCGGCCGCTGGACATGCTGGTGGGTTTCTCCCATGCGGCGGTGGGCTGCGCCATCGCCGCACAACTGCTGGAGCGCGGCTATCGCCGCTTCGCCAGCCTGACCCTGGATGATCCCCGGGGACGCCTGCGCCGCGATGCCTTCCGTGCCGAACTGGCCCGCCAGGGACTAGGCACGCCGCCCGAGGTCAGCCTGCCGCCACCGGCCACGCCGGTGCTGGGGCGCGAGGGCCTGGCTCGCCTGCTGGATGCCGGCGAACACCCGGAGGTGGTGGTCTGCAGTTCCGACACCCTGGCCCATGGCGTGCTAGCCGAGGCCCATGCCCGCAACCTGCGGGTCCCAGAGGACCTGGCCGTGATGGGCTTCGGCAACCTGGCCAGCGCCGCTCATCTGCTTCCGGCGCTGAGTACGGTGGACGTGCGTGGTGCCGACATGGGCACCCATGCGGCTGCGGCCCTGCTCGCCCGCCTGGCGGGCGCCGAGGCGTCGCGACAACGGGATACCGGCTTTGAATTGATCATGCGCGAGAGTACGCGCTGA
- a CDS encoding LysE family translocator, protein MEIILYALSVMYSPGPVNALGLNAGLQGQARRALGFYAGVGCAMLILFLTLGYAGAALVSGALLPWLALLGGGYCLYLGYRIARAAPPTADEEGGATRLTFASGLLIQGLNPKGWLAVLPIATVMFPAAQVTGGKIVLWSLPLALSAGGAPASYALLGALLGRYLVQGRGLRGVNLLLGLSLVGCALLLFHDAWRGLLG, encoded by the coding sequence TTGGAAATCATCCTCTACGCCCTGAGCGTCATGTACAGCCCCGGTCCGGTCAACGCCTTGGGCCTCAACGCCGGTCTGCAGGGCCAGGCCCGGCGGGCCCTGGGTTTCTATGCTGGGGTGGGCTGCGCCATGCTGATCCTGTTCCTGACGCTGGGTTACGCCGGTGCGGCCCTGGTCTCGGGCGCCTTGCTGCCCTGGTTGGCGCTGCTGGGCGGCGGCTACTGCCTGTACCTCGGCTATCGCATCGCCCGGGCCGCACCACCAACGGCGGACGAAGAGGGCGGGGCAACGCGGCTGACCTTCGCTAGCGGCCTGCTGATCCAGGGACTCAATCCCAAGGGCTGGCTGGCGGTGCTGCCCATCGCCACGGTGATGTTTCCGGCGGCTCAGGTGACGGGAGGCAAGATCGTCCTCTGGTCGCTGCCCCTGGCCCTGTCGGCGGGTGGCGCCCCGGCGAGCTATGCCTTGCTCGGGGCGCTGCTCGGGCGCTACCTGGTGCAAGGACGCGGCTTGCGCGGGGTGAACCTGCTGCTGGGGCTGAGCCTGGTCGGCTGCGCCCTGCTGCTGTTCCATGATGCGTGGCGCGGTCTGCTAGGCTGA
- a CDS encoding AraC family transcriptional regulator, with product MSTQIELPGATDWVRHAPAFDELESIEAFFSGHAFNPHRHATYAIGRTLAGVQSFSYRGAKASSLPGETMVFHPDEVHDGRAGAACGFRYRMLYVPPALVQDILGGRPLPFHREGVSLDPRLARATDAVFAALDEHPDALGRDDALYGLVATLAEVCQAWPSRGRVDFVAALRAREYLEDHLDQAVTLDDLAQCTGRDRWSLTRDFRAYFGTSPHRYLTLRRLDRVRLEVRLGKGLAEAAVAAGFCDQSHMTKHFRQAFGIAPGRWFRGLAERPGVSAADGTAYP from the coding sequence ATGAGTACCCAGATCGAACTACCCGGTGCCACGGACTGGGTACGCCACGCTCCGGCCTTCGATGAGCTGGAATCCATCGAAGCCTTTTTCAGCGGCCACGCCTTCAATCCCCATCGCCATGCGACCTACGCCATCGGTCGCACCCTGGCCGGGGTGCAGAGTTTTTCCTATCGCGGCGCCAAGGCCAGCAGCCTGCCGGGCGAGACCATGGTCTTTCACCCGGACGAGGTCCACGACGGCCGCGCCGGTGCCGCCTGCGGCTTTCGCTATCGGATGCTCTATGTGCCGCCGGCCCTGGTGCAGGACATCCTCGGCGGGCGGCCCTTGCCCTTCCATCGCGAGGGCGTTTCCCTGGATCCGCGCCTGGCGCGGGCTACCGATGCGGTATTCGCCGCCCTCGACGAGCACCCCGATGCCCTGGGTCGCGACGATGCCCTCTATGGACTGGTCGCCACCCTGGCGGAGGTCTGCCAGGCCTGGCCCAGTCGTGGCCGGGTCGACTTCGTTGCCGCGCTGCGCGCCCGCGAATACCTGGAGGACCATCTCGACCAGGCCGTCACCCTCGATGACCTGGCGCAGTGCACCGGACGTGATCGCTGGAGTCTGACCCGCGATTTTCGCGCCTACTTCGGCACCAGTCCGCACCGCTACCTGACCCTGCGTCGTCTGGACCGGGTGCGCCTGGAGGTGCGTCTGGGGAAGGGGCTAGCCGAGGCGGCGGTGGCGGCAGGTTTCTGCGACCAGAGTCATATGACCAAACATTTCCGTCAGGCCTTCGGGATCGCGCCGGGACGCTGGTTCCGTGGACTGGCCGAACGCCCCGGCGTGTCTGCGGCGGATGGTACGGCGTACCCTTAG
- a CDS encoding BCCT family transporter yields MTGQGESAARPTFSPPVFWTSTLLLLILVLYASLFQANAQWLFAAIQGWIITNLSWFYILAVAIILGTVVFLGMSRYGDIKLGPDHSEPDYANTTWFAMLFSAGMGIGLMFFGVAEPVMHFLNPPYADGQTVDAARQAMRITFFHWGLHAWSIYAIVALILAYFSYRHGLPLTLRSALYPLIGERIYGPIGHAVDIFAIIGTVLGVATSLGFGVSQINTGLNVLFGVPVSTPVQIGLIVITTALATLSVVSGLDKGVRRLSELNLGLAVLLMLTVIILGPTVLILQTFVENTGGYLSEIVSRTLNLNAYRPTDWIGGWTLFYWGWWLAWSPFVGLFIARISRGRTIREFVSGVLLVPAGFTLLWMTVFGNTAIHMILTEGITDLAAAVSQDSSLALFAFLEHFPFASAISMVAIVMVVVFFVTSADSGAMVVDMLASGGQDQTPVWQRVFWGASMGLVAIALLLADGLKALQTATIASALPFTIALLFSMHGLLKALKLDATKRGLRHQALGISPPTMRSPGGWQRRLRGLAMFPRRSHVVRFITEVAKPACLAVAEEWRKQGYICSVEDRDDGGVRLSVGPADQPEFVYQVRPHAYAMPSFVMGSEPGEERKYFRAQVYLREGGQDHDVMGWSREDVIGDILDQYERHMHFLHLVG; encoded by the coding sequence ATGACCGGCCAGGGAGAATCTGCCGCCCGTCCCACCTTCAGTCCTCCGGTCTTCTGGACCTCGACTCTGCTACTACTGATACTGGTGCTCTACGCCAGTCTGTTCCAGGCCAATGCCCAATGGCTGTTCGCTGCCATCCAGGGCTGGATCATCACCAACCTGAGCTGGTTCTATATCCTCGCCGTGGCCATCATCCTCGGCACCGTGGTGTTTCTCGGCATGAGTCGCTATGGCGACATCAAGCTCGGTCCGGACCACAGCGAACCGGACTACGCCAACACCACCTGGTTCGCCATGCTGTTTTCCGCCGGCATGGGCATCGGCCTGATGTTCTTTGGCGTCGCCGAACCGGTGATGCACTTTCTCAACCCGCCCTATGCCGATGGCCAGACAGTGGACGCCGCGCGCCAGGCCATGCGCATCACCTTCTTCCACTGGGGTTTGCACGCCTGGTCGATCTACGCCATCGTCGCCTTGATCCTGGCCTACTTCAGCTACCGCCACGGCTTGCCGCTGACCCTGAGATCGGCGCTCTATCCGCTGATCGGCGAGCGTATCTACGGCCCTATCGGCCACGCGGTGGATATCTTCGCGATCATCGGTACGGTGCTGGGGGTCGCCACGTCCCTGGGCTTCGGCGTGTCGCAGATCAATACCGGCCTGAACGTGCTGTTCGGCGTACCGGTGTCCACCCCGGTGCAGATCGGTCTGATCGTGATCACCACGGCGCTGGCCACCCTGTCGGTGGTCTCGGGCCTGGACAAGGGCGTACGGCGCCTGTCGGAGCTCAATCTGGGCCTGGCGGTGCTGCTGATGCTCACCGTGATCATCCTCGGCCCGACCGTGCTGATCCTGCAAACCTTCGTCGAGAACACCGGCGGCTATCTCAGCGAGATCGTCAGCCGCACCCTCAACCTCAACGCCTATCGACCCACCGACTGGATCGGCGGTTGGACGCTGTTCTACTGGGGCTGGTGGCTGGCCTGGTCGCCCTTCGTCGGCCTGTTCATCGCCCGTATCTCGCGCGGGCGGACCATCCGCGAGTTCGTCTCTGGCGTGCTGCTGGTGCCGGCGGGTTTCACCCTGCTGTGGATGACCGTGTTCGGCAACACGGCGATCCACATGATCCTCACCGAGGGGATTACCGATCTGGCCGCCGCGGTGTCCCAGGACAGCTCCCTGGCGCTGTTCGCCTTTCTCGAGCACTTTCCCTTCGCCAGTGCGATTTCCATGGTGGCCATCGTCATGGTGGTGGTGTTCTTCGTCACCTCGGCCGATTCGGGCGCCATGGTGGTAGACATGCTGGCCTCGGGCGGGCAGGACCAGACACCGGTCTGGCAGCGGGTGTTCTGGGGCGCCAGCATGGGCCTGGTGGCCATTGCACTGCTTTTGGCTGATGGCCTGAAAGCCTTGCAGACCGCCACCATCGCCAGTGCGTTGCCGTTCACCATCGCCCTGCTGTTCAGCATGCATGGGTTGCTCAAGGCCCTCAAGCTGGACGCCACCAAGCGCGGTCTGCGCCACCAGGCGCTGGGTATCTCGCCGCCAACCATGAGGTCTCCCGGTGGCTGGCAGCGCCGACTGCGCGGTCTGGCCATGTTCCCACGTCGTAGCCACGTAGTGCGCTTCATCACCGAGGTCGCCAAGCCGGCATGCCTGGCCGTGGCCGAGGAATGGCGCAAGCAGGGCTATATCTGCAGCGTCGAGGATCGTGATGACGGCGGCGTGCGCCTGAGCGTTGGCCCGGCCGATCAGCCGGAGTTCGTCTACCAGGTAAGACCCCATGCCTACGCGATGCCCAGTTTCGTCATGGGCAGCGAGCCGGGGGAGGAGCGCAAGTACTTCCGCGCCCAGGTCTATCTGCGCGAGGGTGGCCAGGACCATGACGTCATGGGCTGGTCGCGCGAGGACGTCATCGGCGACATCCTCGATCAGTACGAACGCCACATGCACTTCCTGCATCTGGTGGGCTGA
- a CDS encoding methyl-accepting chemotaxis protein → MSATSDSVARSASDTATLTQAANGQAERSRAVVQQASASVLALVDQVEDATLKVQAMQGDAQRINDVLGVIGEIAGQTNLLALNAAIEAARAGEQGRGFAVVADEVRALAGRTQQSTAEINEMLGRLQQGVSSAVAAMEVTKTSCQSTAEKTREVTSGLDEMNGSVVRISDLSTQIAAAAEEQSVVAGEINQNMVAVRHMVDDLVTSGQRTAESTAAVQSSNEQLIAVVRRFRVK, encoded by the coding sequence ATGAGCGCCACCTCCGACTCCGTGGCTCGCAGCGCCAGCGACACCGCCACCCTCACCCAGGCTGCCAATGGCCAGGCCGAGCGTTCCCGTGCGGTGGTCCAGCAGGCCTCGGCCAGCGTCCTGGCCTTGGTGGATCAGGTGGAAGACGCCACCCTCAAGGTGCAGGCCATGCAGGGCGATGCCCAGCGCATCAATGACGTGCTCGGGGTGATCGGCGAGATCGCCGGCCAGACCAACCTGCTGGCGCTCAACGCGGCCATCGAGGCGGCCCGTGCCGGCGAGCAGGGTCGTGGCTTCGCGGTGGTAGCCGATGAGGTCCGTGCACTGGCCGGTCGTACCCAGCAGAGCACCGCCGAGATCAACGAGATGCTCGGCCGACTGCAGCAGGGGGTGAGCTCCGCGGTAGCCGCCATGGAAGTGACCAAGACCAGCTGCCAGAGTACCGCCGAGAAGACCCGCGAGGTCACCTCTGGCCTGGACGAGATGAACGGTTCGGTGGTGCGCATCAGCGACCTGTCGACCCAGATCGCCGCGGCGGCCGAAGAGCAGAGCGTGGTGGCCGGCGAGATCAACCAGAACATGGTCGCCGTGCGCCACATGGTCGACGACCTGGTCACCAGCGGTCAGCGCACTGCCGAGAGTACGGCTGCCGTGCAGTCATCCAACGAGCAGTTGATCGCCGTGGTCCGGCGTTTCCGGGTGAAATAA
- a CDS encoding carbon-nitrogen hydrolase family protein → MSSPTLAAAQSISIPGNLTANLRSHLDVVTAAAEAGVTLLLFPELSLTGYEPTLAAALALEPADIRLLPLREACRAAGLTAVVGAPVQGPTGLQIGALILGADGSCRVHTKQYLHPGEAPPFVPGSGGELLELPGLKGALAICADSNQPAHAAAARARGADLYLVSAVIGATGYPADSAQLADHARRLGMAVLMANHGAPTGGYACVGRSAFWQADGHCLVAAPGDGPCLVVVRQQGDNWQGESLPLSIW, encoded by the coding sequence ATGTCCAGCCCTACCCTCGCCGCTGCCCAGTCAATCTCGATCCCCGGTAATCTCACTGCCAACCTGCGTAGCCATCTGGACGTCGTCACTGCGGCGGCCGAGGCCGGGGTGACGTTGCTGCTGTTTCCCGAGTTGTCCCTGACGGGCTACGAGCCGACCCTGGCGGCGGCGCTGGCACTGGAGCCCGCCGATATCCGTCTGCTGCCGCTGCGCGAAGCTTGTCGCGCAGCTGGGCTCACGGCCGTGGTCGGAGCGCCGGTCCAGGGTCCGACGGGGCTGCAGATCGGCGCCTTGATCCTGGGGGCGGACGGCAGCTGCCGCGTCCATACCAAGCAATACCTGCATCCGGGCGAAGCGCCGCCCTTCGTGCCGGGCAGCGGTGGCGAACTGCTGGAGCTACCAGGGTTGAAGGGCGCCCTGGCCATCTGCGCCGACAGCAACCAACCCGCCCACGCCGCTGCCGCCCGCGCCCGAGGCGCCGACCTCTATCTGGTCTCGGCGGTGATCGGGGCGACCGGCTATCCCGCCGACAGCGCCCAGTTGGCGGACCATGCCCGGCGCCTGGGCATGGCCGTGCTCATGGCCAATCATGGCGCTCCCACCGGCGGCTATGCCTGCGTGGGCCGCAGCGCCTTCTGGCAGGCCGACGGGCACTGCCTGGTAGCGGCCCCCGGGGATGGCCCCTGCCTCGTGGTGGTCCGCCAGCAAGGAGACAACTGGCAAGGTGAAAGCCTGCCGCTGTCGATCTGGTAG
- a CDS encoding iron-containing alcohol dehydrogenase, with translation MAIINYVTEIRFGAGCAAELAEVSARLGFQRPLIVTDRGVVAAGLIEQLLDMNSLAAYRVFDATPANPTEAATREGVACFLEAECDGIIAVGGGSPIDLAKAIAVSARHPGPLKNFAVIEGGLARITAATVPIVAIPTTAGTGSEVGRGAIIILDDGRKVGILSPHVIPRVAICDPLLTLSLPPHLTAATGMDAVAHCIETFLAPGFNPPAEGIALDGLRRAWRHLELAFNEPSNLEARTQMLSASLQGALAFQKGLGCVHSLSHSLGGIDPRLHHGTLNAVLLPAVVAFNRGAESVVREEKLERLAQAMQLPAQLSVEQALAHKAEALRLPTGLGQMGVDKALIPRIVTGALADHSHKTNPREATADDYAQLIQASF, from the coding sequence ATGGCGATAATCAACTATGTAACGGAGATCCGCTTCGGCGCCGGCTGTGCCGCGGAGCTAGCCGAAGTCAGCGCGCGCCTGGGCTTCCAGCGACCGCTGATCGTCACCGATCGTGGCGTGGTGGCGGCCGGTCTCATCGAGCAGCTGCTGGACATGAATTCCCTGGCCGCCTACCGGGTCTTCGACGCTACCCCAGCCAACCCCACCGAAGCCGCTACTCGCGAGGGGGTGGCCTGTTTTCTGGAAGCGGAGTGCGACGGCATCATCGCCGTTGGCGGCGGTTCGCCCATCGATCTGGCCAAGGCCATCGCCGTGTCCGCGCGCCATCCGGGGCCGTTGAAAAACTTCGCGGTCATCGAAGGCGGGCTGGCGCGGATCACCGCGGCAACGGTGCCTATCGTGGCGATTCCGACCACGGCGGGCACCGGCAGCGAAGTAGGGCGAGGCGCCATCATCATTCTCGATGATGGTCGCAAGGTCGGCATCCTTTCGCCCCATGTCATCCCGCGCGTGGCAATCTGCGATCCGCTGCTGACGCTCAGCCTGCCCCCGCATCTGACCGCCGCGACGGGCATGGACGCGGTGGCCCATTGCATCGAGACCTTTCTCGCTCCCGGCTTCAATCCGCCGGCCGAGGGCATCGCGCTGGATGGCCTGCGCCGTGCGTGGCGCCATCTGGAGCTGGCCTTCAATGAGCCGAGCAACCTGGAAGCCCGCACCCAGATGCTCAGCGCCTCGCTGCAGGGCGCCCTGGCCTTTCAGAAGGGGCTGGGCTGCGTGCACAGCCTGAGCCATTCGCTGGGGGGCATCGATCCGCGCCTGCACCATGGCACCCTCAACGCGGTGCTGCTGCCGGCGGTGGTCGCCTTCAACCGGGGGGCGGAGTCGGTGGTCCGCGAGGAAAAACTCGAACGGCTCGCCCAGGCCATGCAGCTGCCCGCGCAGCTGTCGGTGGAACAGGCGCTGGCGCACAAGGCCGAGGCCCTGCGCCTGCCGACGGGCCTGGGGCAGATGGGCGTCGATAAGGCGCTCATCCCGCGCATCGTCACTGGCGCCCTGGCCGATCACAGCCACAAGACCAATCCCCGGGAAGCCACGGCGGATGATTACGCCCAGCTGATCCAGGCCTCGTTCTGA
- a CDS encoding MFS transporter yields MAYLDRVNVGFAKLAMLGDLGMSDAAYGLGAGIFFIGYFIFEVPSNLMLHRVGAKLWIARIMITWGLVSSLMAFTGPIAQLLGISNEMTFYGLRFLLGVCEAGFFPGVILYLTYWFPSALHSRMMAIVILGNPVSFIFGGPLSGAIMYYMGGSGLLAGWQWMFVIEAIPAVVIGVVVLCLLDNGIQDAKWLNEQEKAELTRRLAVDASEKVSVPFKRLFALPIIWLLTAIYVLLMLGNYGINFWVPTIIKNAGVASVLDIGLITAIPYVFGAVTMVWVTRQAQRTGNQRAYGALMSVLAGIGLILCAAFPQQLLLMILGVAFAVGGSLSAIALFWGLPGAFLQGAAAAAGIALINSFGNLGGFAGPYLLGLLTTLFGSAQVGLMLLGGCLLVCAALMLWVTRRPVPSNAGMLAE; encoded by the coding sequence ATCGCCTATCTCGACCGGGTCAACGTCGGCTTCGCCAAGCTCGCCATGCTCGGCGATCTCGGCATGTCCGATGCGGCCTATGGCCTGGGCGCCGGCATCTTCTTCATCGGTTACTTCATCTTCGAGGTTCCCAGCAACCTGATGCTGCATCGGGTCGGCGCCAAGCTGTGGATCGCGCGCATCATGATCACCTGGGGTCTGGTCTCGTCGCTGATGGCCTTCACCGGTCCCATAGCCCAACTGCTGGGTATCAGCAACGAGATGACCTTCTATGGCCTGCGTTTTCTGCTCGGCGTCTGCGAGGCCGGCTTCTTTCCCGGGGTCATCCTCTACCTGACCTACTGGTTTCCCTCGGCGCTGCACAGCCGCATGATGGCCATCGTCATCCTCGGCAATCCGGTGTCCTTCATCTTTGGCGGTCCGCTCAGCGGCGCTATCATGTACTACATGGGCGGCAGCGGCTTGCTGGCGGGCTGGCAGTGGATGTTCGTCATCGAGGCCATACCGGCCGTGGTGATCGGGGTGGTGGTGCTCTGCCTGCTAGACAACGGCATCCAGGATGCCAAGTGGCTGAACGAGCAGGAAAAGGCTGAGCTGACCCGGCGCCTCGCCGTGGACGCCTCGGAGAAGGTCAGCGTGCCTTTCAAGCGGCTCTTTGCCTTGCCCATCATCTGGCTGCTGACCGCCATCTACGTGCTGTTGATGCTCGGTAACTACGGCATCAATTTCTGGGTGCCGACCATCATCAAGAACGCCGGGGTGGCCTCGGTCCTGGACATCGGCCTCATCACCGCCATCCCCTATGTATTCGGCGCGGTGACCATGGTCTGGGTGACCCGCCAGGCCCAGCGCACGGGTAACCAGCGTGCCTATGGCGCCCTGATGTCGGTGCTGGCTGGCATCGGCCTGATCCTCTGCGCGGCCTTCCCCCAGCAGCTGCTGCTGATGATCCTGGGCGTCGCCTTCGCGGTAGGTGGCAGCCTGAGCGCCATCGCACTGTTCTGGGGACTGCCCGGGGCCTTCCTGCAGGGCGCCGCCGCCGCAGCCGGCATTGCCCTCATCAACTCCTTCGGCAATCTCGGCGGTTTCGCCGGGCCCTATCTGCTGGGCCTGCTGACGACCCTGTTCGGCTCGGCGCAGGTCGGCCTGATGCTGCTTGGGGGTTGCCTGCTGGTGTGTGCGGCGCTGATGCTGTGGGTGACCCGGCGGCCCGTGCCATCGAATGCCGGGATGCTGGCCGAGTAA